Proteins encoded within one genomic window of Litoribacterium kuwaitense:
- a CDS encoding GntR family transcriptional regulator, producing the protein MKSLQLHDKDSLYIKTCNTLRKAIFSGELQPGVKLTQDQLAKQLGISRMPIREALRQLENEGLVKVEPYRGAFVKELSLEDIEENYVLRSEMESLAIRKSLPYKTREDVKRLEELVREMDQTKSSEEFVELNKESHNLLLLRCPWSRLSKFIQTLWNGYPQHTPFFLQGQMEKSNQEHKEILLAIQAEDSEKAGRLIKEHISRTGKSLMTFIKTKNSR; encoded by the coding sequence GTGAAATCGTTACAGCTACACGACAAGGATTCCTTATATATAAAAACTTGTAATACTTTAAGGAAAGCCATTTTTAGCGGTGAGTTACAACCTGGTGTGAAGTTAACGCAAGATCAGTTAGCTAAACAATTAGGCATTAGCAGAATGCCAATACGTGAGGCACTGCGGCAGCTGGAAAATGAAGGGTTAGTGAAAGTTGAGCCTTATCGCGGAGCCTTTGTGAAGGAGTTAAGTTTAGAAGACATTGAAGAGAATTATGTTTTGAGATCAGAAATGGAAAGCTTAGCAATACGTAAAAGCTTACCTTATAAAACACGTGAGGACGTCAAAAGGCTCGAAGAATTAGTGCGCGAAATGGATCAAACCAAAAGCTCAGAAGAGTTTGTTGAGCTAAACAAAGAATCTCATAACCTATTATTATTACGTTGTCCGTGGAGTAGGCTTTCAAAATTTATTCAAACACTATGGAATGGTTATCCTCAGCATACGCCATTCTTTCTACAGGGGCAGATGGAAAAATCAAATCAAGAGCATAAGGAAATCCTGCTAGCCATTCAAGCTGAAGATTCAGAGAAAGCAGGCCGACTCATTAAAGAGCATATTTCGCGTACAGGGAAATCCTTAATGACCTTTATAAAAACGAAGAATAGTAGATAA